CCGTTGAGGGAAGCAAGCGCGTTCCGATAGCCGACAGGCAGAAGTTCATGCTCGTAGTTAGGGAGAAGATAAACAAGCTGAGGAACGACCCGGTCGCTGGAGGCGGGCTTCCGAAGTACGGTACCGCCGTTCTGGTCAACATCATAAACGAGAACGGTCTCTATCCAACGAGGAACTTCCAGACCGGTGTCTTTGAGCACGCCTACGAGCAGAGCGGTGAGGCGATGACGGCGAAGTACCTCATAAGGAATCAGCCGTGCTACGCCTGTCCGATCGGCTGTGGAAGGGTCAACAAGCTCCCGACGGTCGGCGTAACAGAGGGACCGGAGTATGAGAGCATCTGGGCACTCGGTGCCAACCTCGGCATAAACGACCTCGCGAGCATCATCGAGGCCAACCACCAGTGTGACGAGTTCGGTCTGGATACGATCTCAACGGGTGGAACGTTGGCCGCCGCGATGGAGCTCTACGAGAAGGGCTACCTCACCGATGAGGAGCTCGGCGATGCTCCGCCCTTCAGGTGGGGCAACACGGAGGTCCTCCACTACTACATCGAGAAGATAGCCTACAGGAAGGGCCTTGGAGACAAGCTTGCCGAGGGAAGCTACCGCTTCGCCGAGATGTACGGCCACCCGGAGTACTCGATGAGCGTCAAGAAGCTTGAGCTTCCAGCTTACGACCCGAGGGGAGCAGAGGGACACGGTCTCGGTTACGCCACCAACAACCGCGGCGGCTGCCACATCAAGAACTACATGATAAGCCCCGAGATCCTCGGCTACCCATACAAGATGGATCCGCACGACATAAGCGACGACAAGATAAAGATGCTAATACTCTTCCAGGACCTTTCCGCCATAATCGACGCCGCCGGCCTCTGTCTCTTCACGACCTTCGGTCTCGGCGCTGACGACTACCGTGACATGCTCAACGCTGCCCTCGGCTGGGACTTCTCGACCGAGGACTACCTCAAGATTGGAGAGAGGATATGGAACGCCGAAAGGATATTCAACCTCAAGGCCGGTCTTGTCCCCGAGAGGGACGACACCCTGCCGAAGAGGTTCCTTGAGGAGCCGATGCCGGAGGGACCGAACAAGGGACACGTTGTTAGACTCAAGGAGATGCTCCCGCGCTACTACAAGCTGCGCGGCTGGACCGAGGACGGAAGAGTTCCGAAGGAGAAGGCGGAGGAGCTCGGCATCGCCGAGTTCCTCTGATTACATTTTCCCCATTTTTGTCCAGCAACTCTTTTATGCTCTCACATGGAGAATCCAGGTTAAGGTGGTCTCCGTGCTGGTCAAGCTATTCGCCACGCTCATTGAGTTCACCGGGAAGAGAAAACTTGAGGTTCACGGCCCGAAGAAGGTGCGAGAGCTCCTTGACGAGCTGGACAGGATGTTCCCGGGCTTTAAAAAGGAGCTCGAAAAGGGTTACATAATCCTCGTCAACGGGAAGAACATCGAGCACCTCCAGGGGCTTGATACTCCCCTGTCCGATGACGATACCGTGAGCATATTCCCACCTGCAGGAGGGGGTTGAAGTGGCCATAAAGTTCAATCTGAACAGGGAATACACGTTCAACCTCTGGGACGGGAAGGTTATAGTCAGGCCGAAGCTAGACATGAGGTACCTCTACATCGAGGTAACGAGCCGCTGCAACCTGAAGTGTGAGATGTGCTTCAAGCAGTACTGGGAGGATACCGAGGGTGACATGGACTGGGAGCTCTTTCTGAAGATACTCGATGATGCCGAGGAGTTTCCCGAGCTGAGGATGATATACTTCGGGGGGATAGGGGAGCCAACGGTACACCCGCGCTTCATGGACATGGTGCGAGAGGTCAAAAGACGGGGCTTTGCCCTAGGGATAAGCACGAACGGAACCCTCCTGACGGACGAGATGATGAGGGAGTTCGCTAAGCTCGGAGTTGACTTAATCTACTTCTCGATGGACACTGTTCCGACTGCACAGAACGCCATAACCCTCGGCCACATAGCCGCTGCCGTAACTGCCGACAAGATAAGGAAGCTCGTTCAGTACAGGGAGGAATACGGGACACACAGGCCGAGCATAGGCGTTGAGGTCGTCGTTACCAAGGAGAACTATAAACAGCTCCCAGACATGGCGAGGTTCCTGCTCAACATGAAGGTAGATGCCATGCTCGTCTCGAACCTGCTCCCGCTCACCCCGGAGCAGGTTGACGACATAGTCTACGACGGGAGCGTCGACATGACACCCATACTGGACGAGCTCTACAAGATAGCCAACAACGGCCTCTACATAAAGCTCCCCAAGTTCGAGCTCAAGACCGAGAGGCAGTGCGACTTCGACGAGAACAACGTCGCAGTTGTCAGATGGGACGGTGAGGTAGCCCCATGCTACCGCTTCCTTCACACCTATAAGGAGTATATCTTCGGCAGGGAGAAGCAGGTCAACGCGTACTCCTTCGGCAACGTGAGGGAGCAGAGCTTAGCTGACATCTGGACGAGCGAGAAGTACACCTGGTTCCGCTTCACGATGAAGAACTACATGTATCCCTCATGTACTGACTGCGACCTGAGGGACGCTTGCGACTTCGTCAAGACAACTGACATAGACTGCTGGGGCAACGAGCCGAGCTGTGCCGACTGCCTCTGGTCGAGGAGGATAGTGCAGTGCCCGATCCCGCAGTACATGTTTGGGAAGTTCTTCTGAGTTTTCTTTTCGCTGTCTTTTGGTTTCCTTCAGTTAAAACAGCAAGTTAATGATATCCAACTATACAGTAGCCTACGGGCTGGGTGTGGCTAACGAGAGGTGGTGGCAACCTCCTTTGGAGTCGCCAAAAAACTTAAAAACCCTCCTCCACTCATATAGGCTGGGCATCATGTGCCGCGGTAGCCTAGCCTGGTAGGGCGCCGGCCTGCTAAGCCGGTGGGCGGTGCCCACCGGGGTTCAAATCCCCGCCGCGGCGCCAGCTTACTTTCTTAGGGTTCAATGCCGGGATAGCCTAGAGGCGAGGCGAGGGACTGCAGATCCCTTTCACCCGGGTTCAAATCCCGGTCCCGGCTCCAAACTTTTTCGAATTCTGAGGTTTAGCCAAAGTTAGTGAAGAAGAGTTTTAGCTCTCCGAGGCTCTAAGAATCCTTATTGCAACCTTCCCTTAGCTTTACGAAACCGGCTATGAAGTTTCAATTCTCTTAGAGTCTTATTGCAACCTTTGACTACGCAGACGAGGAGTTGGCAGACCTATTGATTTCCATTCTCTTGGAGTCTTATTGCAACTTGCAACAGGGGGGGAGGATGTCGAGGAGATCCACCTGATCCCCATTTCCATTCTCTTGGAGTCTTATTGCAACTAGTTCATGAAGATAGTGTGCCAGACCTTTCATCAATAGATTTCCATTCTCTTGGAGTCTTATTGCAACTCCCAAACCCCCGTGTCGTTTATTCTTAACAAAAATTATTTCCATTCTCTTGGAGTCTTATTGCAACCGGAGGTGATATGAATGAAGCTGGGTCTGCCCAAGACATTTCCATTCTCTTGGAGTCTTATTGCAACTGTGATTAGGCGCCTAATAGCTTTTTACAAAGAAAAAATTTCCATTCTCTTGGAGTCTTATTGCAACTAGAATATGAGGGGAGATATGAAAAAGGCGGCACGTTATTTCCATTCTCTTGGAGTCTTATTGCAACGCGGACAGGGAATGACTACTGGTGCTATCAGAATATATATTTCCATTCTCTTGGAGTCTTATTGCAACGAGCTTACAGACTGGAGGAGCAGTTTAACGAGTTGTTATTTCCATTCTCTTGGAGTCTTATTGCAACATTATGCAATTAGCAACAACCTTAAGCTGAGGAATGTATTTCCATTCTCTTGGAGTCTTATTGCAACCCAATTAGGAAGCGTCAGCTTTAGCGCAGGAACCACATTTCCATTCTCTTGGAGTCTTATTGCAACTTCTTATCAAACTGCCAGGTGGTAGATATGAAGAAAAATTTCCATTCTCTTGGAGTCTTATTGCAACGCAGCCGGGTCGGGCAGATTCAAGTGGGTTATGACGAATTTCCATTCTCTTGGAGTCTTATTGCAACCAACTGACAAGTTCACGGAGGGCGCGAGGGGGGTCTTTGCAATTTCCATTCTCTTGGAGTCTTATTGCAACGGGAGCAAAGGGAGTTTTTGCATGGCAGTTCGATATATTTCCATTCTCTTGGAGTCTTATTGCAACTGGAAATGATCAAGAGAGTCAACGACGCTATCAAAAGATTTCCATTCTCTTGGAGTCTTATTGCAACTCGTACACAAGGTTGCGGAAAAGCTGGGACTCCAGACAGCATTTCCATTCTCTTGGAGTCTTATTGCAACGAGCTTTACCTATTTCTGCAAAGTGGAAGCTTGATAGATTTCCATTCTCTTGGAGTCTTATTGCAACTAGTGAGGGGATTAAAGAGTTTAATGAAGACATTGTATTTCCATTCTCTTGGAGTCTTATTGCAACGCGTCGTGACATGGGTAGACGAGCAGAGTAGGGTGGATTTCCATTCTCTTGGAGTCTTATTGCAACCACGGTATTCGTCCAGTTCACTAATGACCCGGTCAAGTTCATTTCCATTCTCTTGGAGTCTTATTGCAACTTTCAGACGAGTTGTTACAGAGAATAAGAAATTCTTATTTCCATTCTCTTGGAGTCTTATTGCAACAGAGCATACGAACTGGAAGAACAGTTTAACGAAATGATATTTCCATTCTCTTGGAGTCTTATTGCAACCCACCTCAAGGCTCCGGCCGTCAAAGATCAGTTCAAGATTTCCATTCTCTTGGAGTCTTATTGCAACTAATTAACCGACAAGCCACCAATTACCTCAAACTTTAAATTTCCATTCTCTTGGAGTCTTATTGCAACCTTTAATGTGCTTCTCGTAATCATCAAGGCCAAGAATATTTCCATTCTCTTGGAGTCTTATTGCAACGAAACCCGGACGATATATCTTTACTATGGAAATTCATATTTCCATTCTCTTGGAGTCTTATTGCAACTAGACAATATTGAATCATTAATCAGTGCACATAGTAATTTCCATTCTCTTGGAGTCTTATTGCAACAGGCGGGAATTTTGTCCCGTTTCGCAATCGGAGAACTTAGCACCCCGGAATATTTAAACCTTTCGGAAAATGCCCTCATAAAAAGCTCACACAAGACCCTTCTCCCGGCCCGGAAAACACTCCAATTAAAAATTTGAACCTTTAAAACACCCCATTCTTACGATAGACAATAATGTTCAGAACATCCCCCGGGCGATTAGAAACCTTTAAAAGCCAATAAAAGCGTTAAAAACACTCCAAACCGGAAAAGAACGTCTTTCCACGAGGAAAAATCTGCTTTCCAGCCCTCAGCCCGTCCCTTCCCAGACCCCGAAAAAAATTCGTTACAAAAAAATACGAAAAACGCAACGAAAAGTTAAATAATAACAAAAGGTTACTAAAGACCTCCCGGGACTCCAAAAGCGTCTGATTTTAAATTAAAGCTCTGTAAAGGCACATTTTTCAAAAACTCGGGCTTTAAACGTGATACACAGACCAGAAACCCTAAAAACCCTCCCGCCGTATCTTTGCTGGTGGTGCCATGTACGTCGTCATCGTCTACGACGTCTCCGTCGAGCGCGTGAACAAGGTCAAGAAGTTCCTCAGGCAGCACCTCCACTGGGTTCAGAACAGCGTCTTTGAGGGCGAGGTGACGGTGGCGGAGTACGAGCGCATAAAGGCCACCCTCCAGCAACTCATAGACGAGAACGAGGATTCGATCGTCATATACAAGCTCCGTTCCAGACCCTTCAGGGAAATAATCGGAGTGGAGAAGAACCCCATGGAGGACATCATTTAGACGACCTTCCATTTATAGCCGAACATATTGGCCTGAAAATGCAGGTTTCGCATTCATTGCTAAATCTTGGAGTTATCCACGACGGAAACTTCCCGTTTTCCAGCTCTTTGACGCCTCTAATGACTACCCTCGCCCTTCCGAGGAACTTCTCGAAGGCATCCCTGTCTCTCTCTACCGGGAACACTTTAAACTGCAGTCCGTTGCGGTCGAAGATGTAAACGTAGCCACGGTCTTTTCCCATCATGTTGAGGTAGGCGTTCAGCTGTTCCATTGCGAGCTTTGGCGGTTCCTCCATCTCATCAAGGCTCCTCGGGCCGTTCTCGCCCTCCGGGTCGAAGCCCCGGAACTTGAACTCAATGGGATAGCCGCCCTTTACTGCGTCCACCTTTCCCACGAGCTTCCACCCGTCCTCAAGAGGGTATTCAACCTGAACTTCAAAGTCCGCTTCCTCTTCCAGCGCCTCACCGAGCCACTTGTGGAGCACCGTTCCCACGAGCATCTCCCCGGTCCGCTCGTACTTGAACGTTCCCAGGTATATAGACAGCGCCGCCTTTCTGAGGCAGAAGCTCAGGGAAGTGACCCATATCTTCCTTTCGGGCGTTTTCCCGGATATGGCGTTCTCAATTCTTCTATTAAAGTCGAGAATCTCCCCGGGGCGTTCCATCATACCACCTCCACCATCCCAAAACCATGCGGATTCCTCATTCCGAGCCCCATGTCCCAGGCAACACGAAGGAACTCCTCATCTCCCCACATTCTGAACTCGAAGTACCACGCGCGGACCTTTGTGTACTCCCAGGTCTTATTATCGCGCTTGATTCTAAACATCTTGTTCCTTGCACTTTCAGGAAAGACCTCGATCTCAAAGTACCCCTCGAATGGTTCTCCGTGGATCATGAGGTACTTCTCGCGGAGGTTCCTGAAGACCAGCTCCTTCCA
This region of Thermococcus stetteri genomic DNA includes:
- a CDS encoding MoaD/ThiS family protein produces the protein MLVKLFATLIEFTGKRKLEVHGPKKVRELLDELDRMFPGFKKELEKGYIILVNGKNIEHLQGLDTPLSDDDTVSIFPPAGGG
- the aor gene encoding aldehyde ferredoxin oxidoreductase, which codes for MYGNWGRFLRVNLSTGEVKVEGYDEEFAKKWLGSRGLAIYLLLKEMDPKADPLGPENKLIITPGPLSGTSAPTGGRYNVVTKSPATGFITMANSGGYFGAELKFAGWDAIVVEGQSEKPVYIYIKDDNVEIRDASHLWGKVVSETEEAIKKEIGSKKLHIASIGPAGENLVKFAAVMNDGHRAAGRGGVGAVMGSKKLKAIAVEGSKRVPIADRQKFMLVVREKINKLRNDPVAGGGLPKYGTAVLVNIINENGLYPTRNFQTGVFEHAYEQSGEAMTAKYLIRNQPCYACPIGCGRVNKLPTVGVTEGPEYESIWALGANLGINDLASIIEANHQCDEFGLDTISTGGTLAAAMELYEKGYLTDEELGDAPPFRWGNTEVLHYYIEKIAYRKGLGDKLAEGSYRFAEMYGHPEYSMSVKKLELPAYDPRGAEGHGLGYATNNRGGCHIKNYMISPEILGYPYKMDPHDISDDKIKMLILFQDLSAIIDAAGLCLFTTFGLGADDYRDMLNAALGWDFSTEDYLKIGERIWNAERIFNLKAGLVPERDDTLPKRFLEEPMPEGPNKGHVVRLKEMLPRYYKLRGWTEDGRVPKEKAEELGIAEFL
- a CDS encoding tungsten cofactor oxidoreductase radical SAM maturase — translated: MAIKFNLNREYTFNLWDGKVIVRPKLDMRYLYIEVTSRCNLKCEMCFKQYWEDTEGDMDWELFLKILDDAEEFPELRMIYFGGIGEPTVHPRFMDMVREVKRRGFALGISTNGTLLTDEMMREFAKLGVDLIYFSMDTVPTAQNAITLGHIAAAVTADKIRKLVQYREEYGTHRPSIGVEVVVTKENYKQLPDMARFLLNMKVDAMLVSNLLPLTPEQVDDIVYDGSVDMTPILDELYKIANNGLYIKLPKFELKTERQCDFDENNVAVVRWDGEVAPCYRFLHTYKEYIFGREKQVNAYSFGNVREQSLADIWTSEKYTWFRFTMKNYMYPSCTDCDLRDACDFVKTTDIDCWGNEPSCADCLWSRRIVQCPIPQYMFGKFF
- the cas2 gene encoding CRISPR-associated endonuclease Cas2, translating into MYVVIVYDVSVERVNKVKKFLRQHLHWVQNSVFEGEVTVAEYERIKATLQQLIDENEDSIVIYKLRSRPFREIIGVEKNPMEDII
- a CDS encoding PD-(D/E)XK nuclease family protein, whose translation is MERPGEILDFNRRIENAISGKTPERKIWVTSLSFCLRKAALSIYLGTFKYERTGEMLVGTVLHKWLGEALEEEADFEVQVEYPLEDGWKLVGKVDAVKGGYPIEFKFRGFDPEGENGPRSLDEMEEPPKLAMEQLNAYLNMMGKDRGYVYIFDRNGLQFKVFPVERDRDAFEKFLGRARVVIRGVKELENGKFPSWITPRFSNECETCIFRPICSAINGRSSK